From the Lolium rigidum isolate FL_2022 chromosome 2, APGP_CSIRO_Lrig_0.1, whole genome shotgun sequence genome, one window contains:
- the LOC124686303 gene encoding uncharacterized protein LOC124686303 encodes MNCEGLRRSLRSPAAGPLDDDDLLSEILLRLPPQPSSLPRASAVCKLWHNLLSDTRFLRRFRIRHSRNPAPFLGCFSGGTGLSFTPALGAPNRVPLERFSLQIDDGDRLYPRGCRHGLVLLSDLKRNQFLVWDPVTGDRHRVVLPPGFEGQGISNPINGAVLRAMGDVHFKLVLVMVDINDEIQHRQVVARVYSSQTGLWGDLISMPLPPEANQGWYHTSVCPQPSVLVGGSLYWMLRGKFEGILEFDFVRQSLAVIQVPVNMFDGGCCFTLVRAEGGGLGFLSVSKSAAKAWLWKTNTGCDGGVSWGLGRTIELDKLLSLNSKKYIRILGYAEENNLVFMGTPVGFLMVHLQSWQVTRLSESILYCPHHPFESLYIEEKDTGGRHDGAEIPHNA; translated from the exons ATGAACTGCGAGGGCCTCCGCCGCTCCCTCCGCTCGCCGGCGGCAGGTCCCCTGGACGACGACGACCTCCTCTCGGAGATCCTCCTGCGCCTCCCACCGCAGCCGTCCTCCCTTCCCCGCGCCTCCGCCGTCTGCAAGCTCTGGCACAACCTCCTCTCCGAcacccgcttcctccgccgcttccgcaTCCGCCATAGCCGCAACCCAGCCCCCTTCCTCGGCTGCTTCAGCGGAGGCACCGGCCTCTCCTTCACACCAGCTCTGGGCGCCCCCAACCGTGTGCCCCTCGAGCGCTTCTCCCTGCAGATCGACGACGGGGACCGACTCTATCCCCGCGGATGCCGCCATGGCCTCGTACTCCTCTCCGACCTTAAGCGGAATCAGTTCCTGGTCTGGGACCCCGTCACCGGTGACCGGCACCGCGTTGTCCTTCCCCCGGGGTTTGAGGGACAAGGGATAAGCAACCCGATCAATGGGGCGGTGCTTCGTGCCATGGGAGACGTCCACTTCAAGCTGGTCTTGGTCATGGTAGACATCAACGACGAGATACAACATAGACAAGTGGTCGCAAGAGTTTACTCGTCACAGACCGGCTTATGGGGCGATCTCATCTCAATGCCGCTTCCACCCGAGGCTAATCAGGGCTGGTATCACACCAGCGTTTGTCCGCAGCCCTCTGTGCTGGTTGGGGGTTCCCTTTACTGGATGCTTAGGGGGAAGTTTGAAGGAATTCTCGAGTTTGATTTTGTCAGGCAGAGCCTAGCCGTGATACAAGTGCCAGTGAATATGTTTGATGGGGGCTGCTGCTTCACGCTTGTGCGAGCAGAGGGTGGTGGGCTGGGTTTCCTCTCCGTGTCAAAATCCGCCGCCAAAGCCTGGTTATGGAAGACGAATACAGGCTGTGATGGTGGTGTATCATGGGGGCTAGGAAGAACTATTGAACTGGACAAGCTACTCTCCCTCAATTCAAAGAAGTACATAAGAATACTGGGGTATGCTGAGGAGAATAATTTGGTGTTCATGGGCACACCTGTTGGCTTCTTAATGGTCCACCTTCAGTCATGGCAGGTCACAAGGCTTTCTGAATCCATCCTCTATTGTCCCCATCATCCATTCGAAAGTCTCTATATTGAAG AAAAAGACACTGGTGGTAGACACGATGGGGCTGAAATTCCACACAATGCATAA